The Oculatellaceae cyanobacterium genomic sequence ATGACTGCTGGCATTAAAACTTTAGAGTTATTACAAAAGCCTGGAACTTATGAGTATTTGGACAAAGTTACCAAAAAGCTAGCTGATGGTTTAGTGCAAATTGCTAAAGAAACAGGTCATGCAGCTTGTGGCGGTCAAATCAGTGGAATGTTTGGTATGTTCTTTACGGCAGGGCCAGTACACAATTACGAGGATGCCAAAAAGTCGGATGCGAGTAAATTTAGCCGCTTCCATCGGGGAATGCTAGAGCGAGGTATTTACTTAGCACCTTCTCAATTTGAGGCTGGATTTACTTCATTAGCTCATACTGACGAAGATATTGACCGCACTTTGGCAGCAGCACGAGAAGTGATGTCACAGTTGTAATTAGCTATCAGCTATCAGCTATCAGCTATCAGAGCCTATCAATTCCTTCCAAAGTTTAACCTGGGAACGAGGCTAAAAACTGACGGCTGAGTGCTGATAGCTGGCAGCTTTAACGATAGTTATTAAATTGCAGCGCAACTGGATAATCTTCTTCTTTTAAGCGTTGCATAACTGCTTGCAAATCATCTTTGGATTTAGCAGACACTCTGACAGCATCTCCTTGAATTGCACCTTGAACTTTTTTAAATTCGTCTCGCAGTAATTTAGTAATTTGTTTGGCAATTTCTTGGCTAAGACCTTTACGCAGCTTGATTTCTTGACGGACACGATTACCGCTTGCAGCTTCAATTTTGCCGTAATCAAATATTTTCAGAGATAAGTTACGCTTGGCAGATTTGGTTTGTAAGATTGTATGAATTGAATCTAAAGTAAACTCACTATCTGTGCTAATAGTGATAACTTCTTCGCCTAATTCCAATGTAGTTTTAGTATCTTTGAGGTCGTAACGGCTTTTAATTTCACGAAGGGTTTGGTCTACGGCATTAACTAATTCTTGCCGATCAAAGTCACTAACGATGTCGAATGAATAAGTAGAAGCCATAAGAGTTAAGAGAGAGGAGGGAGGGGTGAGGAGGGAGGAGTAAAATTAGGTTAGTTTTTTACTCCTAATTAAATTAAAGTTGAAAGTTTATTTAGGGCAGTATTGGGGAACTATTGGCACTAATTAGACTAAGGGCAATCAGAGTACCAGAGCTTAGAGTACCAATGCCAAACATGAGCGATCGCGCCACAGGTATATTCAGAATATAAAACACAGAATAGAATAACCGAGCAATAACAAAGGCAATAGCTGCTCCTGCGGCTACTGTCGAAGTTTGACCCGTTATATAAGCCATCAGTGCTGCTGGTGCGAACACTATAAACGTTTCAAACGAATTTTGGTGCGCCCATGTAGCTCGTTGAGCATAAGCAGGCAATTTATCAAACATTGCCCGTGGTGCCGCCTGGTCATAACCTACACGCGCACGCGCATAACCTACGACCAGGAAAGGCAGATAAATTAAAAAAGCTGCTGCGGCTATACAGTCGAGCAGAATAGCAGACACGGGTATAGTCATACATTAATCAAAGTAAAACAAAGTTACTACCTTGCGTTGCTCTTCAGCATCACTACAGGTGTGTAACAATGTGTGGCTGTCATGAAACGCAAAGCAAATTAGCTGCTGACACCTAGATACAATCTCCTGATTGCACACGGCGCTAGCTTCGGCAAGTGACAAGGTGTCATGTTCGGGATTTTCTACCAGGTGCATTACCTGCTGTAGCTGCTCTTGAGATTCTCGCGGCTGACGTGACAAGCTTTGAGGCAAAATCACTGTCAGTAAGCTGGGGTCAGCACGCATTGCACCCCTAATAGCAGCAGAATTAGTGCCTGTAGCACCAGAGGTGATGATGCGATTGCCTGATAAAACTAAGGCATAACTCATCATCTCGATTAAATGCTGGTGAGTAATTGGAACATGACGTGAACCCAGCAGCGCAATCCGTTTAGAACCTGTTTGTTGGATTGTTGCGAGTTCTTGCGCTAAGGAATCTATATTGGTAATGTCTATTGATTGACTCAAAGACGGCATTTAGCTGAACAACCCAGTTATTCTACCAAACCCAGGTAATTTTTCGTGTATGCTTGCTGTGTTTTGATCCTCAATTTTAGTAAAGTTAGGATTCAGCACTAAAATAAATTATTTGCTTGTATATTTATGAAGACCTATGCTACATTGGTAAACCGTGCGGACGCATAGCTCAGTTGGTTAGAGCGCTACGTTGACATCGTAGAGGTCACTGGTTCGAATCCAGTTGCGTCCATTTTTTGTTGTACAGTGACTAATTCTTTTTCAGTGGCAGCAGGGACTTGAATAAAGCAACATAACGTTTTGGTTTTTCCGCTGCATTGGAATTGTTCGCTGGAGTTTAGCTCAACTGCTGTGCCATGTATCCCAATAATCGATAACCATCAATATCAAACTCACACGTATTAATATGCCGATGTGCATTGATAACTCTTAGCAAAGTTCTGACATTCAACACAATATCACTACTTGCAATGTCAGCCTTAATAAAATAGAAGTCACCACATCGATAAACTGGTGGTGCATTGCCACTGTTTACTGAAATTCGATATATCGTCGAAACTTGACCAACATCCCGAACCAAACGAACTATTTTGTCATCTGCAATTTCTCTTGATGTCAGTAATACTGTAGCGCCAGTATGTAAGGCAAGACCACGATCCAAGGTTTTTCTAACATCCTCAACACTTACACCTCCTGTTTTGCATTCTATATAGAGCAAACTGAGATCGCGTAGAACCGCTAGAACATCATAATTTCCTACTGCACCACCATTATTGTTTCGGAATACGTCAGCGACTTCAACACTAAAAGATGACGAAAACGCACCAAAACGTCGTACAAGCAGTTCACCAATATACCATTCAAAAGTCGTACAGAAACGTTTGTCATTACCTTTGAAGGATTCGTGATTTTTTAGTTTATAGACAGAATCACAAGGCTCACTAGCCAAACTACCTTTGATTACAGCCCTAAGTTCAGTTCTTAAATGAATGTTATCGAAAATGCTGAATACCATTTCACGCTCACTTGGTTCCCAGAAATCTAATTCTTTTGGCAGCAAGGTTTGCTTGGTTGTCCCTTCCGAAACCACTTCAAAACCTCGTGAGGCAATAAATTTATCAACAGGGATTAGTGTTTGTTGATCGAGTTGCTTAGCTTTTAACAAGCCGTTGCGAATTGGAATTGACACAAGAGATACCAAATAAATTGTTTGAATTTCGTTACATTAGCTTAGATTTACTATAGCAATGTGACGTTTTCTCATATTTTATTTATTTAAATATCCGATATAAAATCAGCTATAAGTTTTTATAAATAAGGCTTTTCGGAAATTTGGGTCAAAATATAAATATGGGAGATTATGAGAATATTATGTCGGAATATAATAGTTTGACTTTTTTGCTAATAAATGTTGCAGGTAGTTGATTACGTTGCTAGTCTGTGCTTATAGGTTTGTTGTTCGTAGATGCTTGCATCTAGGAGGTCTGTTAATTATGCTTTTCATTGCTCATCCCTCTTCACCTGTTTGCTGATTTTTTTTGCCCTTAACTGCCGTAAGTTTCGGCTTAATTGCTTTAGCTAAATTGTTTCCCTGGGAACTTTCTTCGACTAATTATGCTCTCAGTACTCTCCAATCCTTACAGGGAGCATAAATCACACTTGATCTCATTACGTTTCAACAGTGCTTTCTCTGCACAAGTATTTATCTAGGCACTATTGAGCGGTAATGGAACCTCAATTAAGGAGGCTTTTAATCTATGAATATTCAAGGAAAAACGGCTCTGATTACTGGAGCCTCTCGTGGAATTGGGCGAGCGATCGCATTAGAATTTGCTTCATCTGGAGTAAAACGCTTAATTTTGGTAGCTCGTAACCATCAGAGGTTAGCAGAAGTTGCTGCGGAAATTGAAGAATTTGGTACAGAAGTAATTTTGTTGACATTGGATCTTACCGAGCCAGTTGAAGTAAATATTGCCATTGCTCAAACTTGGCGTGACTATGCGCCTATTCACATTCTCGTCAATTGTGCTGGAGTCGCTCATCAAGTACCTTTCTTGCGATCGCGTTTAGCCAATGTGCAAGAAGAAATTGCCACAAACTTAATCGGGATGTATACCATTACCCGTTTAGTTGCTCGACGCATGGTGGCTCAACAAGAAGGAACAATTATCAATGTTTCTAGTTTGATGGGCAGGTTGGCGGCTCCAACAATGGCAACCTATTCAGCAACTAAATTTGCCATTCGGGGCTTTACTCAAGCCTTACGGGGTGAATTAGCAGCACATCGTATCCAAGTTGTTGCCTTCTTACCATCTCTAACTGACACTGATATGGTTCGTAACTTACAGTGGTTTCGATGGATTACACCCATGACTCCCCAACAGGTAGCAAAGGGACTCGTTACAGGTTTAGAAAGGGAATCGGCTGAAATTTTAGTGGGATGGCAGAGTTATCTAGCGGTATTGTGCGATCGCATTGCTCCTAAGCTAATGGAAAAGATCTTATGGTTAGCTGCTCCTTTACCTAAAAATCCCCAAAAAACACATTCTCAGTTCACAGAAGCTAAAGCTACATCACGTTAGAGCAAGTAGAGACGCGCACGTGTCTCTACTTTTTAGGCAACCCCTAATGGAGTGCGGGCATCTTGCCCACGTTTTGCGTTAAGTCTTGAAAACGTACCATGCTAAGTCTTTACATCAAATAAGTGATCAAAAATAATACAGTATTTTGGAAATTCGGCTGAGTTTTATAGATAAAACTCAACAACAAGACATTAGTAGCAAAACTTAACAATTATAAGATTCAGATTATCTTCATTCAACGGTATCTCCCCTCTGATAGACTTTAGACTGTAATCGCCAGATGAAACGTCGCCAAATCAGGCAGTTGGGAGGATAGACTTCGTGGAAAATACGCTCGGTTTAGAAATTATTGAAGTTGTAGAAAAAGCGGCGATCGCGTCTGCCCGATGGATGGGTAAAGGCGAAAAAGATACAGCCGACCAAGTAGCTGTAGAAGCTATGCGGGAACGGATGAATCAGATCTATATGCGGGGTCGGATCGTCATCGGAGAAGGTGAACGGGACGAAGCCCCTATGCTTTACATTGGCGAAGAAGTAGGCATTTGCACCCGCGAAGATGCAAAAACTTACTGCAACCCTGACGAGTTAATCGAGATTGACATTGCTGTTGATCCTTGCGAAGGTACTAACTTAGTTGCCTACGGTCAAAATGGTTCAATGGCTGTATTAGCAATTGCTGAAAAAGGCGGCTTATTTGCTGCTCCTGACTTCTACATGAAGAAGTTAGCTGCTCCTGCTCCCGCCAGAGGTCATGTTGATATTAACAAGTCTGCTACCGAAAACCTCAAGATTCTTTCTGAGTGTTTAAGCCGCTCTATTGACGAATTAGTAGTAGTGGTAATGGATCGCCCTCGTCACAAAGATCTAATTGCGGAAATTCGCCAAGCAGGAGCAAGAGTGCGACTGATTAGTGATGGTGACGTTTCTGCTGCTATTTGCTGTGCTTTTTCAGGTACTAACATTCATGCTCTTATGGGCGTTGGTGCAGCACCAGAAGGCGTTATCTCTGCCGCCGCTATGCGCTGCTTAGGTGGACACTTCCAAGGGCAACTAATTTACGATCCCGCAGACGTTAATACTCCTGAAAGTGAAAAGTGGACAAGACAAGGCAATATTGACCGCTTGAAAGAAATGAATATTAACGATCCTGACAAAGTTTACAATGCAGAAGAATTAGCATCTGGTAAGACAGTGTTATTTGCTGCTTGCGGGATCACTCCTGGTACTTTGATGGAAGGCGTTCGCTATTTTCATGGTGGAGCGCGTACTCAGAGCTTGGTAATCTCTAGTCAATCTCAGACAGCACGATTTGTTGACACAATTCATATGTTCGACTCACCAAAAGCTCTGCAATTGAGATAGGTAACTGTTATCTAGCCGTCAGTAGTCAGTTTCAGCCATCAGCTTTCAAGGAAAATAGATTATATAGCTGATGGCTGATTGCTAATCGCTAATTGCTAATCGCTAATCGCTAATCGCTAATTAGGGAGAACACATGAATATTGCAGTTATAGGTTTAAGCCATAAAACAGCGCCAGTAGAAGTGCGGGAAAAATTGAGCATTCCAGAAACACAAATGGAAAGTGCGATCGCTCAATTACTTAGTTATCCCCACATTGAAGAAGTAGCTATTCTCAGCACTTGCAACCGTTTAGAAATTTACATAGTTTCTCACGAAACTGAGCAAGGTGTTGCTGAAGTACGTCAGTTCCTTTGTGACTATGCTAAGTTACCGATGCACCATTTGCGGCATCATTTATTTATCTTGTTGCACCAAGATTCAGTTATGCACTTGATGCGCGTAGCAGCAGGTTTAGATAGCTTAGTGTTAGGAGAAGGACAAATTCTCGCGCAAGTTAAAAACACTCAAAAAATTGGTCAGCAATACAAGGGAATTGGTTCAATTCTCAACCGTTTATTTAAGCAAGCTTTAACAGCAGGTAAGCGAGTTCGTACTGAAACTAGCATTGGTACTGGTGCTGTTTCTATTAGTTCAGCAGCAGTTGAATTAGCTCAAATGAAGGTACAAAACTTAGCTGCTTACCGTGTAGCAATTGTGGGTGCAGGTAAGATGTCACGACTGTTAGTGCAGCATCTGATATCTAAGGGCGCAACCCAAATTTCAGTTTTAAACCGTTCTACACGCCGTGCTGAAGAATTAGCTAATCAGTTTCCTGATGCTAATTTAGAATTACATCCTTTGTCAGAAATGCTATCAGTAATTTCTGCTTCAGATTTAGTATTTACTAGCACTGCTTCCACAGAACCTTTATTAAATAAAGCTAAACTCGAAAGCTGTTTAGAACCGCATCGACCTTTAATGCTATTTGATATTTCTGTACCACGTAATGTTGATGCAGATGTCAATGAGTTAGAAAATGTCGATGCTTTTAATGTTGATGATTTAAAAGCGGTAGTTGCCCAAAATCAAGAAAGTCGTCGCCAAATGGCTCTAGAAGCAGAAGTGCTTTTAGAAGAAGAAGTTGAAGGATTTGATCTCTGGTGGCGATCGCTAGAAACTGTCCCAACTATTAGTTGTTTGCGCGATAAAATGGAAACTATCCGCGCCCAAGAGTTAGAAAAGGCTTTATCACGATTGGGTTCGGAATTTGCAGAAAGACATCAAGAAGTTATCGAAGCTTTAACTCGCGGCATTGTTAATAAAATTCTTCACGATCCAATGGTGCAATTAAGAGCGCAGCAGGATATTGAAGCACGACGTAAAGCAATGCAATCTTTGCAAATGTTGTTTAATTTAGAACAAGTTAGTCCTAACGCTAATACATAAAAGATAAATTACCGACAGATTGAAACCGGTGGCTATACAAACGCACGTCCTGCTTGTATAGCCCCAAACTTCAGCCTGTGGTGATATTGTACAAAATCTCAGTATAGTGTTTGGATAAATTAACCGCAAATTCACGCAGATATAGCGCTCTAGCGCTTCCCGTAGGGTACGCAGACAAGATTTATCAGATACCAATCACCAAAAAACAATAGCTTGCAACAGATAGTAATGGAGAGTTACGCTCAGTTAATAGCTAGTGTTGATGGTTGAATGCTCAAGAATTTTTGGAAGCGAGGTTTTGGGCTTATAGCACTGCTACTGGGATTATGGCTAGTTGTTGATCTAGTTTCTCACTTAGTAGCAGAAATTTTTTGGTTTGAAGAAGTTGGATATTTAACAGCGTTTCGGTTACGGCTAAAAACGCAGTTTATTTTAGGCGCGATCGCATTTTTGTTAACTGCTGCTTTTTTACTGGGCAATCTAATATTAGCAGCGCGTCTTCAATATCCTTGTATGGATTCGGGTACTACTTTGATACTGCCCAATCAAAAAACGCTCAACCCTAACCCTCATTGGCAGGAGAAATTTCAGGAAGCAGTCATACCTAAAAATGGTATTACCTGGCGTTGGCTGTTACCAATTGTAATGCTGTTAAGTTTACTACTAGGGTTGATGCTGCTCTATTACGGGCAGATTATATTAGGCTTTTGGCATAACAGTATTAGCGTTAATGCCATAACTCCCAGTGTACCAAGTATATTTGAAGTTAGTTCAATTTTTCAACAGTTACAGAATTTTAAAAGTAAGTTTCCAGTAATTACTAATTTGCAGCAGTGGCAACAGGTACTTGTGCAAATTGGACAGCTATTTTTGCTAGTAGGATTTATTTTAGCTATAGCCGTCAATCACCAGTTTGTATTGATTGCGATCGCAGTTATTTTGAGTTTGTTTTATGCGTTAGTACTATCATCTAACTGGAGTAAATTTTTACTAGATTTAAACCCTACTACTTTTAACACTATTGATCCCTTATTTAAGCACGATATTAGCTTTTATATTTTTTCTTTACCCGTATGGGAATTATTAGATTTTTGGCTAAGTGGATTACTTATATTTGCACTGATAGCAGTGGCACTAACTTATTTATTATCAGGAAATAGCTTATCTGAAGGTAAATTTATCGGGTTCTCTCAACAGCAGCTACGTCATTTATGTGGAATATGCTGTTTGTTGATGTTAGAAATGGCTTTTCATCATTGGTTAGCTCGTTATCAATTACTCTATTCTACTCGTGGTGTCACCTACGGAGCTAATTACACAGAAGTAGCTGTGCAACTGCGAGTAAATACAGCGTTAGTTTTATTATCAAGTGCGATCGCGCTATTGTTTTTATGGCAAATGTTATTCTTACGCTCAAACAAAAAAGTTATTAAACCCATAATTATAAGTTTGGGATTATTTCTAGCCTTATCCTTTACTGGTAACTTCCTATTCCCAAGAATAGTACAGCGTTTAGTAGTGCAGCCAAACGAAATATTAAGAGAAAAACCTTATATTGAACGTAGCATTGCTATGACTCGAAAGGCATTTGCCTTAGATAATATTGAAGTTAAAACATTTAACCCGGATGATCAACTAACTTATAGCGATATCCAAAAAAATAAATTAACTATTGATAACATCCGTCTTTGGGATACACTCCCTCTCCTAAAAACAAATCAACAGCTACAACAGATTAGAGCGTATTACCAATTTCTTGATGCTGATATTGACCGTTATAACTTGAAGGTAGCACAAGATAATTTAGCGAGCAAAGCTCAAAGCCAAATTGCAAATTCAAATCCCAAATCTCAACAAGTTATTATTGCTCCTCGTGAGTTGAACTACAATTCTGTTCCTACAGAAGCGAAAACCTGGATCAATAACCACTTAATTTATACTCATGGTTACGGATTTACAATTAGCCCAGTAAATACAGTTGGTGCTGGTGGATTACCAGATTACTTTGTTAAAGATATTGGTATAAGTATTAATGACGCAGG encodes the following:
- a CDS encoding YajQ family cyclic di-GMP-binding protein, giving the protein MASTYSFDIVSDFDRQELVNAVDQTLREIKSRYDLKDTKTTLELGEEVITISTDSEFTLDSIHTILQTKSAKRNLSLKIFDYGKIEAASGNRVRQEIKLRKGLSQEIAKQITKLLRDEFKKVQGAIQGDAVRVSAKSKDDLQAVMQRLKEEDYPVALQFNNYR
- a CDS encoding MAPEG family protein, encoding MTIPVSAILLDCIAAAAFLIYLPFLVVGYARARVGYDQAAPRAMFDKLPAYAQRATWAHQNSFETFIVFAPAALMAYITGQTSTVAAGAAIAFVIARLFYSVFYILNIPVARSLMFGIGTLSSGTLIALSLISANSSPILP
- a CDS encoding DNA recombination-mediator protein A; its protein translation is MSQSIDITNIDSLAQELATIQQTGSKRIALLGSRHVPITHQHLIEMMSYALVLSGNRIITSGATGTNSAAIRGAMRADPSLLTVILPQSLSRQPRESQEQLQQVMHLVENPEHDTLSLAEASAVCNQEIVSRCQQLICFAFHDSHTLLHTCSDAEEQRKVVTLFYFD
- a CDS encoding SDR family NAD(P)-dependent oxidoreductase yields the protein MNIQGKTALITGASRGIGRAIALEFASSGVKRLILVARNHQRLAEVAAEIEEFGTEVILLTLDLTEPVEVNIAIAQTWRDYAPIHILVNCAGVAHQVPFLRSRLANVQEEIATNLIGMYTITRLVARRMVAQQEGTIINVSSLMGRLAAPTMATYSATKFAIRGFTQALRGELAAHRIQVVAFLPSLTDTDMVRNLQWFRWITPMTPQQVAKGLVTGLERESAEILVGWQSYLAVLCDRIAPKLMEKILWLAAPLPKNPQKTHSQFTEAKATSR
- the glpX gene encoding class II fructose-bisphosphatase, producing the protein MENTLGLEIIEVVEKAAIASARWMGKGEKDTADQVAVEAMRERMNQIYMRGRIVIGEGERDEAPMLYIGEEVGICTREDAKTYCNPDELIEIDIAVDPCEGTNLVAYGQNGSMAVLAIAEKGGLFAAPDFYMKKLAAPAPARGHVDINKSATENLKILSECLSRSIDELVVVVMDRPRHKDLIAEIRQAGARVRLISDGDVSAAICCAFSGTNIHALMGVGAAPEGVISAAAMRCLGGHFQGQLIYDPADVNTPESEKWTRQGNIDRLKEMNINDPDKVYNAEELASGKTVLFAACGITPGTLMEGVRYFHGGARTQSLVISSQSQTARFVDTIHMFDSPKALQLR
- a CDS encoding glutamyl-tRNA reductase, giving the protein MNIAVIGLSHKTAPVEVREKLSIPETQMESAIAQLLSYPHIEEVAILSTCNRLEIYIVSHETEQGVAEVRQFLCDYAKLPMHHLRHHLFILLHQDSVMHLMRVAAGLDSLVLGEGQILAQVKNTQKIGQQYKGIGSILNRLFKQALTAGKRVRTETSIGTGAVSISSAAVELAQMKVQNLAAYRVAIVGAGKMSRLLVQHLISKGATQISVLNRSTRRAEELANQFPDANLELHPLSEMLSVISASDLVFTSTASTEPLLNKAKLESCLEPHRPLMLFDISVPRNVDADVNELENVDAFNVDDLKAVVAQNQESRRQMALEAEVLLEEEVEGFDLWWRSLETVPTISCLRDKMETIRAQELEKALSRLGSEFAERHQEVIEALTRGIVNKILHDPMVQLRAQQDIEARRKAMQSLQMLFNLEQVSPNANT
- a CDS encoding UPF0182 family protein is translated as MLKNFWKRGFGLIALLLGLWLVVDLVSHLVAEIFWFEEVGYLTAFRLRLKTQFILGAIAFLLTAAFLLGNLILAARLQYPCMDSGTTLILPNQKTLNPNPHWQEKFQEAVIPKNGITWRWLLPIVMLLSLLLGLMLLYYGQIILGFWHNSISVNAITPSVPSIFEVSSIFQQLQNFKSKFPVITNLQQWQQVLVQIGQLFLLVGFILAIAVNHQFVLIAIAVILSLFYALVLSSNWSKFLLDLNPTTFNTIDPLFKHDISFYIFSLPVWELLDFWLSGLLIFALIAVALTYLLSGNSLSEGKFIGFSQQQLRHLCGICCLLMLEMAFHHWLARYQLLYSTRGVTYGANYTEVAVQLRVNTALVLLSSAIALLFLWQMLFLRSNKKVIKPIIISLGLFLALSFTGNFLFPRIVQRLVVQPNEILREKPYIERSIAMTRKAFALDNIEVKTFNPDDQLTYSDIQKNKLTIDNIRLWDTLPLLKTNQQLQQIRAYYQFLDADIDRYNLKVAQDNLASKAQSQIANSNPKSQQVIIAPRELNYNSVPTEAKTWINNHLIYTHGYGFTISPVNTVGAGGLPDYFVKDIGISINDAGTLKTSDESIENSIPIGKPRIYYGELTNNYVMTSTRTKELDYPSGDENVYNIYDGNGGVKIGAWWQQLLFAEYLKDWQMLLTWNFTPETKLLFRRNITERIQAIAPFLRFDSDPYLVVADANPDKQQENYLYWIVDAYTTSDRYPYSDPGKYEFNYIRNSVKVVIDAYNGSANFYVTDPQDPIINSWTAIFPKLFKPLNTMPVTLKSHIRYPLDLFSTQSERLLTYHMTDTQVFYNREDQWRIPNEIYGDKPRAVEPYYLIMKLPTAESEEFVLLLPFTPIQRNNLIAWMAARSDGKNYGKLLLYQFPKQELIYGTEQIEARINQDPVISQQISLWNRQGSRALQGNLLVIPIEQSLLYVEPLYLEAEQNSLPTLVRVIVVYENRIVMAETLEKALQAIFQPAKSTTPAIVRPVE